Part of the bacterium genome is shown below.
CGAAACCAATTCCCGGATCCACCACGATGCATTCTCGCACAATTCCGGCTTCCTCCGCCAGCGAGACGGCCGCACGAAGGTCCTCCCCCACCTCGCCGAGCAGATTGTCATAGTGCGTGTTCTGCTGCATTGTGTCGGGAGTTCCGCGCATGTGCATGAGCACGACTCCGGCACGGTATCGTGCGCACACGGCCGCAAGCTCCCGATCCTTCCGCAACGCCGAGACGTCGTTGACAATCGCAGCTCCCGCTTCCAGACACTCGCAGGCCACCGCACTCAAACACGTGTCCACGGACATCGGCACCCGAACGCGAGTTTCCAGACGGCGAAACACCGGCAGCAGTCGGCGAAGCTGTTCATCTGCGGAAATCGGATCACTGCCGGGCCGCGTGGACTCCGCTCCGAAATCTAGAAGGTCCGCGCCTTCGTCCTGAAGTTGAAGCGCATGTTCCGCCGCGCGAGCTGGATCGAAATAGCGTCCGCCGTCCGAAAACGAGTCGGGTGTTACGTTGACGATGCCCATCAGCAGCGTGCGCGTCCCCAGTACGAGCTCCCCCGTGCGGTGACGCCAAACGCGTCTCGGTGCGGCCTTAGTGTCCATCCATCAGATGCAGCGCTTCGAGCCGCGTGGCTTCACTGGTCATGACGCCGCGAACCGCCGAAGTCACCGTCCAACTCCCATGCACCTTTTCCCCGCGCATCATCAAACACAAATGCTGAGCGCGAATCACGACGAACACTCCCATCGGTTTCAGTCTGCGCATGATCGCGTCGGCGATGTCCGTTACCATCGTTTCTTGAAGCTGCGGCCGCTGCGAGAGCACCCGAACGATGCGCGCCAGCGATGAAAATCCCGTGACCTTGGAATCCTTCGGAATATAGGCGATGGAAGTGAACCCCCAAAACGGCAGCAGATGATGCTCGCACATCGAATAGAACGGAATGTCACGGTGGATGATCATCTCATGATGCTCCGCCGTGAACATCTTGAGTTCTTGCTCGGCATCCTTCCCCACCCCCGCGAAGATTTCCTCGAACATCGTGGCCACGCGCTGCGGTGTTTCGCGTAATCCGATCCGCTCGACGTCTTCGCCGATGGCCTCCAGAATCAGCCTGACGGCTTGTTCGATTTTATCTCGATCCACTCGTGCTGTCCGATCCCATCGGTTTCAACGTCAGAACCACCGCTT
Proteins encoded:
- the folP gene encoding dihydropteroate synthase → MDTKAAPRRVWRHRTGELVLGTRTLLMGIVNVTPDSFSDGGRYFDPARAAEHALQLQDEGADLLDFGAESTRPGSDPISADEQLRRLLPVFRRLETRVRVPMSVDTCLSAVACECLEAGAAIVNDVSALRKDRELAAVCARYRAGVVLMHMRGTPDTMQQNTHYDNLLGEVGEDLRAAVSLAEEAGIVRECIVVDPGIGFGKSYEQNYRLLGGLSRFHGLAAGVLAGPSRKGFTGEFSQAPADRRRFSTAAAVALSVLHGADVVRVHDVAQMREVTDIIDRFREIHARADE
- the folE gene encoding GTP cyclohydrolase I FolE; its protein translation is MDRDKIEQAVRLILEAIGEDVERIGLRETPQRVATMFEEIFAGVGKDAEQELKMFTAEHHEMIIHRDIPFYSMCEHHLLPFWGFTSIAYIPKDSKVTGFSSLARIVRVLSQRPQLQETMVTDIADAIMRRLKPMGVFVVIRAQHLCLMMRGEKVHGSWTVTSAVRGVMTSEATRLEALHLMDGH